A DNA window from bacterium contains the following coding sequences:
- a CDS encoding CaiB/BaiF CoA-transferase family protein, translating to MTSPGPLDGLLVVDLTRALAGPYCTMMLADLGARVIKVETPDGGDDTRGWGPPFVHGESAYFMSINRNKESLTANLKDERGRELLWRLLGRADVLVENFRPGTMDRLGVGYETVHARLPRLVYCSISGFGQTGPYRERPAYDLIVQGMGGLMAITGEADGHPMRVGVAVADICAGMFAAYGVLAALRVRDRDGRGQWIDAAMLDAQVAWMTYMAANYFATGDNPPRVGSAHTNLVPYQPFPTRDGFVTVAVGSEGLWQRFCRALDVPFADDPRFATNAARVAHRRELVEALEPVLRSGTTAEWVARLGEAGVPVGPISRISEVMNDPQVLHRGMVVAVEHPRAGRVRVNGVPLKFSDTPGGVRTPPPVLGEHTAAVLRELGYPGAQVTALRDAGVV from the coding sequence ATGACCTCGCCAGGACCGCTCGACGGCCTCCTGGTCGTCGACCTCACGCGGGCGCTCGCCGGTCCCTACTGCACGATGATGCTGGCCGACCTCGGCGCGCGCGTGATCAAGGTGGAGACGCCGGACGGCGGCGACGATACGCGCGGCTGGGGGCCGCCGTTTGTCCACGGCGAGAGCGCGTACTTCATGAGCATCAACCGCAACAAGGAGAGCCTGACGGCCAATCTCAAGGACGAACGGGGGCGCGAGCTGTTGTGGCGCCTTCTCGGGCGGGCCGACGTGCTCGTCGAGAATTTCCGCCCGGGGACGATGGACCGGCTGGGCGTCGGGTACGAGACGGTGCACGCCCGGCTGCCCCGCCTCGTGTACTGCTCGATTTCGGGGTTCGGGCAGACCGGACCGTACCGCGAGCGTCCGGCGTACGACCTGATCGTCCAGGGGATGGGCGGGCTGATGGCGATCACCGGCGAGGCCGACGGGCATCCGATGCGGGTCGGGGTGGCGGTCGCCGACATCTGCGCCGGGATGTTCGCCGCGTACGGCGTCCTCGCGGCGCTGCGGGTCCGCGACCGCGACGGCCGCGGCCAGTGGATCGACGCGGCGATGCTGGACGCCCAGGTCGCGTGGATGACGTACATGGCCGCCAACTACTTCGCCACGGGCGACAACCCGCCGCGCGTCGGGTCGGCCCACACCAATCTGGTGCCCTACCAGCCGTTTCCGACGCGGGACGGGTTCGTCACGGTCGCCGTCGGGAGCGAGGGCCTGTGGCAGCGGTTCTGCCGGGCGCTGGACGTGCCCTTCGCAGACGACCCGCGCTTTGCGACCAACGCCGCGCGCGTCGCGCACCGGCGGGAACTGGTGGAGGCGCTCGAGCCGGTGTTGCGGAGCGGGACGACGGCCGAGTGGGTGGCCCGGCTCGGGGAGGCCGGCGTGCCGGTCGGTCCCATCTCCCGCATCAGCGAGGTGATGAACGATCCGCAGGTCCTCCACCGTGGGATGGTGGTGGCGGTCGAGCACCCCCGCGCAGGGCGCGTCCGGGTGAACGGCGTCCCGCTGAAGTTTTCCGACACGCCGGGCGGCGTGCGGACGCCGCCACCCGTGCTCGGCGAGCACACGGCGGCCGTGCTGCGCGAGCTGGGATATCCCGGCGCGCAGGTGACGGCGCTGCGCGACGCCGGCGTCGTGTGA
- a CDS encoding xanthine dehydrogenase family protein subunit M: MKPAAFEYYAPRAVDETVALLAAHGDDAKVLAGGQSLVPLMNMRLARPRVIIDINRVRGLDRLGGDGVLRLGALVRQRAAERSPLVASRCPLLRDALGWVGHPQIRNRGTIGGSIAHADPAAEIPAVLAALDGEVTVRGPEGARTLRAADLFVTYLTTAIDARELLIEVRIPALPRGAGWSWMEIARRHGDFALAGVGVVVTLRRGAIADPRIALTGVGPTPVRAGAAERLLAGRAPSEPLWQEAADAVRAAIEPDGDLHASADYRRHIAGVLTVRALREALGRVGGRRRGEAA, encoded by the coding sequence GTGAAGCCGGCCGCGTTCGAGTACTACGCCCCCCGCGCGGTGGACGAGACGGTGGCCCTGTTGGCGGCCCACGGCGACGACGCGAAGGTACTGGCCGGCGGCCAGAGCCTCGTGCCTCTCATGAACATGCGCCTCGCGCGTCCCCGGGTGATCATCGACATCAACCGGGTGCGCGGATTGGACCGCCTCGGCGGCGACGGCGTGCTGCGGCTCGGCGCGCTCGTCCGCCAGCGCGCCGCGGAACGCTCCCCGCTCGTCGCGTCGCGGTGCCCCCTGCTCCGCGACGCCCTCGGGTGGGTCGGCCACCCGCAGATCCGCAACCGGGGCACCATCGGCGGCAGCATCGCGCACGCGGATCCCGCCGCGGAGATCCCGGCGGTCCTCGCCGCCCTCGACGGCGAGGTGACCGTGCGCGGGCCGGAGGGCGCGCGGACCCTCCGGGCGGCCGATCTGTTCGTGACCTACCTGACGACCGCGATCGACGCGCGCGAGCTCCTGATCGAGGTCCGCATCCCCGCCCTGCCCCGCGGCGCGGGATGGTCCTGGATGGAAATCGCGCGGCGCCACGGAGACTTCGCGCTGGCGGGCGTCGGCGTCGTCGTCACCCTCCGCCGCGGCGCCATCGCCGACCCGCGCATCGCGCTGACGGGCGTCGGACCCACCCCGGTCCGCGCCGGGGCGGCGGAGCGCCTGCTCGCGGGACGCGCGCCGTCCGAGCCGCTGTGGCAGGAGGCCGCCGACGCCGTGCGCGCGGCGATCGAGCCCGACGGCGATCTGCACGCCTCCGCCGACTACCGCCGGCACATCGCCGGCGTGCTGACGGTCCGCGCGCTGCGCGAGGCGCTCGGCCGCGTGGGCGGACGCCGCCGCGGTGAGGCGGCGTGA
- a CDS encoding cyclase family protein: MAFKPVDLSRVRVLDLSQNFSVDSPPFAYYEGPTVKWVKKMAFEGVNAQLISSTNHIATHLDSPLHFNDPGPDVAGIPLESLLGPACVVDLSQFGVGDYDIYGPEHFERWERRHKIKIQRGDILVIHTGYHHYYNEDWYKVRNRDKPNLPRAFLKHPGPRLEFCDWVLDRGIRWLAIDAISTDHPFNTNVRRARPDLVPEVEKKIGMPIDEAFPWPKAYQATHTYLFPKGVFHVENVGGMIDEVLDTRVWFGAFPFRFKGGEAAFCRCFAFVQK; this comes from the coding sequence ATGGCGTTCAAGCCGGTGGACCTGAGCCGGGTCCGCGTGCTCGATCTGTCCCAAAACTTCAGCGTCGACTCGCCGCCGTTTGCCTACTACGAAGGCCCCACGGTGAAGTGGGTCAAGAAGATGGCGTTCGAGGGCGTCAACGCGCAACTCATCAGCAGCACGAACCACATCGCGACGCACCTCGATTCGCCGCTCCACTTCAACGACCCGGGACCGGACGTCGCCGGGATTCCGCTCGAGTCGCTGCTCGGCCCCGCATGCGTCGTGGACTTAAGCCAGTTCGGCGTCGGCGACTACGACATCTACGGCCCCGAGCACTTCGAGCGGTGGGAGCGCAGGCACAAGATCAAGATCCAGCGCGGCGACATCCTCGTCATTCACACGGGCTACCACCACTACTACAACGAGGACTGGTACAAAGTCCGCAACCGGGACAAGCCGAATCTCCCGCGCGCGTTCCTCAAGCATCCCGGCCCGCGGCTCGAGTTCTGCGACTGGGTCCTCGACCGCGGCATCCGCTGGCTCGCGATCGACGCCATCTCCACCGACCATCCGTTCAACACCAACGTCCGGCGGGCGCGGCCGGACCTGGTGCCGGAGGTGGAGAAGAAGATCGGGATGCCGATCGACGAGGCGTTCCCCTGGCCCAAAGCCTACCAGGCGACCCACACCTATCTCTTTCCAAAGGGCGTGTTCCACGTCGAGAACGTCGGCGGCATGATCGACGAAGTGCTCGACACGCGGGTGTGGTTCGGGGCGTTCCCCTTCCGGTTCAAGGGGGGCGAGGCGGCGTTCTGCCGCTGCTTCGCGTTCGTCCAAAAATGA
- a CDS encoding carbon monoxide dehydrogenase subunit G has protein sequence MKLDGTTTLPAPVETVWKAINDPEVLRRCTPGLKELKETGPDAYQATMSIGIAAVKGTYAGTLQITDKQPPAHCRILLEGTGGAGFMRGEGIVDLEAQGGATLVRWTGDIQIGGLIAGVGQRMLGGVGKMLIGQFFKCLEQQFGAPSPAGGDR, from the coding sequence ATGAAACTCGACGGCACCACGACGCTGCCCGCTCCGGTCGAGACGGTCTGGAAGGCCATCAACGATCCGGAGGTGCTGCGCCGCTGCACGCCGGGGCTCAAAGAGCTCAAAGAGACCGGGCCGGACGCCTACCAAGCCACGATGTCGATCGGCATCGCCGCGGTCAAGGGCACCTACGCCGGCACGCTCCAGATCACCGACAAGCAGCCGCCCGCGCACTGCCGAATTCTGCTCGAAGGCACCGGCGGCGCCGGATTCATGAGAGGGGAAGGGATCGTCGATCTCGAGGCGCAGGGCGGCGCCACGCTGGTCCGATGGACCGGCGACATCCAGATCGGCGGCCTGATCGCCGGCGTCGGCCAGCGCATGCTGGGAGGCGTCGGCAAGATGCTGATCGGGCAGTTCTTCAAATGCCTCGAGCAGCAGTTCGGCGCGCCCTCTCCCGCCGGGGGGGACCGGTGA
- a CDS encoding (2Fe-2S)-binding protein: protein MPPRDVALTINGRAYRGRVEPRRTLADFIREDCGLTGTHLGCEHGVCGACTILMDGDAVRSCLLFAVQADGADLRTVEGLADGDRLHPIQQAFWEHHGLQCGFCTPGFLMTAVAFLREHPRPTEREIREGLAGNLCRCTGYQNIVKAVAAAAEALVSTAPERGGGRAAAKKGAGGRRRTPEHPQRRRTSG from the coding sequence ATGCCGCCGCGCGACGTCGCGCTCACGATCAACGGCCGCGCGTATCGCGGCCGCGTCGAGCCGCGCCGGACGCTGGCGGACTTCATCCGCGAAGACTGCGGGTTGACGGGCACGCACCTCGGGTGCGAGCATGGCGTGTGCGGGGCGTGTACAATACTGATGGACGGCGACGCGGTCCGATCGTGCCTGCTGTTTGCGGTGCAGGCCGACGGCGCGGACCTCCGGACGGTCGAGGGCCTCGCGGACGGCGATCGCCTGCACCCGATCCAGCAGGCCTTCTGGGAACACCACGGCCTGCAGTGCGGGTTCTGCACGCCGGGGTTCCTGATGACGGCGGTCGCCTTCCTCCGGGAGCATCCGCGTCCGACCGAGCGCGAGATCCGCGAGGGCCTCGCCGGGAACCTGTGCCGCTGCACCGGGTATCAAAATATCGTCAAGGCCGTCGCGGCGGCCGCCGAGGCGCTCGTCTCGACCGCCCCGGAACGGGGCGGCGGCCGGGCGGCCGCAAAGAAGGGCGCGGGCGGACGTCGGCGAACTCCCGAACACCCGCAGCGCCGGCGAACATCAGGGTAG
- a CDS encoding acetyl-CoA carboxylase carboxyltransferase subunit alpha yields the protein MRRVLMFARPRQVPAPVPCPSCGLTHPPQALGERLYVCAGCGRYLAMPSPARIRMLADPGTFRELDRGLISVDPLQFIDRKPYRARLIEARRQTGLREAVTTGLCRIGGRPVVLAVFDFEFLGGTMGSVVGEKVANAFQHATRRRLPLVSVAASGGARMQEGMLSLMQMAKVAAAEARHDRHGLAFISILTDPTFGGVTASFASLGDVIVAEPGAQIGFVGPRVIEQTTGTALPPDSHRAETLVRHGLVDLIVPRERLRETVSYLVRHLARGAVPSPRRGPAPAGVRGRALAAWEEVQLARHVSRPTALDYIARMTTDFIELHGDRQGRDDPAIAGGLAEFDGQTIMIVGQERGGTLEAQADRHRGMAGPGGYRKALRLARLAAKFHLPVVTLVDTPGADPSYEAERGGIALALAENLAVMTGLPTPIVAVIIGEGGSGGALALAVGDRVLMLEHAIYSVISPEGAAAILYRDVAQAQALSTALKITASDLKRLGVIDEIVPEPPGGAHLDHAAAAQSLAAHVAAALRALRRTPVPKLVDRRYEKYRHIGRTGIYWREVVRSEMQDALDALARRFPRGEGPWRRVRTEGDTRPT from the coding sequence GTGCGACGCGTCCTAATGTTCGCGCGGCCGCGGCAGGTGCCAGCGCCGGTTCCGTGCCCCTCGTGCGGGCTCACCCACCCGCCGCAGGCGCTGGGAGAGCGGCTGTACGTGTGCGCGGGGTGCGGACGCTACCTCGCGATGCCGTCGCCGGCGCGCATCCGCATGCTGGCCGATCCCGGCACGTTCCGCGAACTCGACCGCGGCCTCATCTCCGTCGATCCGCTGCAGTTCATCGACCGCAAGCCGTACCGGGCGCGGTTGATCGAGGCCCGCCGGCAGACCGGGCTCCGCGAGGCGGTGACGACCGGCCTCTGCCGCATCGGCGGCCGGCCGGTCGTGCTCGCGGTCTTCGACTTCGAATTCCTGGGCGGGACGATGGGCTCGGTCGTGGGCGAGAAGGTCGCGAACGCCTTTCAGCACGCGACCCGGCGCCGGCTCCCGCTTGTGAGCGTCGCGGCGAGCGGGGGCGCCCGGATGCAGGAAGGCATGCTCTCGCTCATGCAGATGGCCAAGGTGGCGGCCGCGGAGGCCCGCCACGACCGCCACGGCCTCGCGTTCATCTCCATCCTGACGGACCCGACCTTCGGCGGCGTCACGGCCAGCTTCGCCAGCCTGGGCGACGTCATCGTCGCGGAGCCGGGCGCACAGATCGGCTTCGTCGGGCCGCGCGTGATCGAGCAAACGACCGGGACGGCACTGCCGCCGGACTCGCACCGCGCGGAGACGCTCGTCCGTCACGGCCTCGTCGATCTGATCGTCCCGCGGGAGCGCCTCCGCGAGACGGTGTCCTATCTCGTCAGGCACCTCGCCCGGGGGGCGGTCCCGAGTCCCCGCCGCGGGCCCGCGCCGGCGGGGGTCCGCGGCCGAGCGCTCGCGGCGTGGGAGGAAGTGCAGCTGGCGCGGCACGTGTCGCGTCCGACCGCACTCGACTACATCGCGCGCATGACCACGGACTTCATCGAACTGCACGGCGACCGGCAGGGCCGCGACGACCCGGCGATCGCCGGCGGGCTCGCGGAGTTCGACGGCCAGACCATCATGATCGTCGGCCAGGAGCGCGGCGGCACACTCGAGGCCCAGGCGGACCGGCACCGGGGGATGGCCGGCCCCGGCGGCTACCGCAAGGCCCTGCGGCTCGCGCGTCTCGCCGCCAAGTTTCACCTGCCGGTCGTCACGCTGGTCGACACGCCCGGGGCCGATCCCAGTTACGAGGCCGAGCGCGGCGGCATCGCCCTCGCCCTCGCGGAGAACCTCGCGGTGATGACGGGATTGCCGACGCCGATCGTCGCGGTGATCATCGGGGAAGGGGGCAGCGGGGGCGCCCTGGCGCTGGCCGTCGGCGACCGCGTGCTCATGCTGGAGCACGCCATCTACTCCGTGATCTCTCCGGAAGGCGCCGCCGCGATTCTCTACCGCGACGTCGCGCAGGCCCAGGCCCTGTCCACGGCGCTCAAGATCACCGCCTCCGACCTCAAGCGTCTCGGCGTGATCGACGAGATCGTGCCCGAGCCGCCCGGCGGGGCGCATCTCGACCACGCAGCCGCGGCCCAATCACTTGCGGCCCACGTGGCGGCGGCCCTGCGCGCCCTGCGCCGCACCCCGGTGCCGAAGCTGGTCGACCGCCGGTACGAGAAGTACCGGCACATCGGGCGGACGGGGATCTACTGGCGCGAGGTCGTCAGGAGCGAAATGCAGGACGCGCTCGACGCGCTGGCCCGGCGGTTCCCGCGCGGCGAGGGCCCATGGCGGCGGGTGCGGACGGAAGGGGACACCCGGCCGACGTAA
- a CDS encoding DUF2877 domain-containing protein, whose translation MSWRVARAIRQEGWTGEVIAVHPHSVYVTDEDDEIYAIVRQPLGNGPLNLVIPAEPAHLFNGLTLGTSLASNGARLGVGEVITIGLERAAIWDPKAYAAPADEAALERGLAALYREIARRAPEESLARLLPHLEDEDLPDALERVAHFPRSHALIGGLVESLAQRDRRRLKVVTSSLAGLGPGLTPAGDDFIAGILLALALVREQRLDPSLNAIATLLVETAAPRTHEISGAFLRAAYDGQVGERWHPLLAALTAGDVARIVETVVPVLMTGETSGADMLAGFLVGIGVLQGGAAAAWRIPVPAGGPVAVSKPLPPAG comes from the coding sequence ATGAGCTGGCGGGTCGCCCGCGCGATCCGCCAGGAGGGATGGACCGGAGAGGTCATCGCGGTCCACCCCCACAGCGTGTATGTGACCGACGAGGACGACGAGATTTACGCCATCGTGCGGCAGCCGCTCGGCAACGGTCCGCTCAATCTCGTGATCCCCGCCGAACCCGCGCACCTCTTCAACGGCCTGACCCTCGGCACGAGTCTCGCCTCCAACGGCGCGCGGTTGGGCGTCGGCGAAGTGATTACGATCGGCCTCGAGCGCGCAGCGATTTGGGATCCCAAGGCCTACGCGGCGCCGGCCGACGAGGCCGCCCTGGAGCGCGGCCTCGCCGCGCTGTACCGGGAGATCGCGCGCCGGGCCCCGGAGGAGAGCCTCGCGCGGCTCCTGCCCCACCTCGAGGACGAAGATCTGCCGGACGCGCTCGAGCGCGTCGCCCATTTTCCCCGCAGCCACGCCCTGATCGGCGGACTCGTCGAGTCCTTGGCCCAGCGGGACCGGCGGCGCCTCAAGGTCGTGACGTCGTCTCTCGCCGGCCTCGGACCGGGCCTCACGCCGGCCGGCGACGACTTCATCGCCGGCATCCTGCTGGCGCTCGCGCTGGTGCGCGAGCAGCGCCTCGATCCGTCGTTGAACGCGATCGCCACCCTGCTCGTGGAGACCGCGGCGCCGCGGACGCACGAAATCAGCGGCGCCTTCTTGCGGGCCGCGTACGACGGGCAGGTGGGCGAACGCTGGCATCCCTTGCTGGCGGCGCTGACCGCGGGCGACGTCGCCCGGATCGTCGAGACGGTGGTACCGGTCCTGATGACCGGCGAGACCTCCGGGGCCGACATGCTGGCCGGCTTCCTCGTCGGCATCGGCGTGCTCCAGGGCGGGGCGGCGGCGGCGTGGCGGATCCCCGTGCCGGCGGGCGGACCCGTCGCGGTGTCGAAGCCGCTCCCGCCGGCTGGGTAA